In Haematobia irritans isolate KBUSLIRL chromosome 1, ASM5000362v1, whole genome shotgun sequence, a genomic segment contains:
- the LOC142221927 gene encoding uridine phosphorylase 1 isoform X2: MSLLTSNSHSMSEEEIDEYSDGTVKLRNPNIELMDQDILYHLALGSESHDLHEMFGDVKFVCMGGTPKRMENFAHFIMNEIGYKLPAGTMLQDISAYSYRYSMYKVGPVLCVSHGMGTPSVSILMHEMIKLMYHAKCQDPVFIRIGTCGGIGVEGGTVIITEDALDGQLRNSHEFTILGQTIHRPAKLDKKLARELKALASPDDPYDTIIGKTLCTNDFYEGQGRLDGAFCDFSESDKMAYLEKLADNGVVNIEMESTIFAALTYHAGIKAAVVCVALLNRLNGDQVNAPKEVMNEWQARPQILVARYIRKVLAQKGQLKSIFGAQGSIKSPRRFKLVQQESQAHE; encoded by the exons ATATTCCGATGGCACTGTCAAATTGCGTAATCCCAATATTGAACTTATGGATCAGGATATTCTATATCATTTGGCTTTGGGCAGTGAATCGCATGATCTCCATGAAATGTTCGGTGATGTTAAG TTTGTTTGCATGGGCGGGACACCAAAGCGTATGGAGAACTTtgcacatttcatcatgaatgagATTGGCTACAAATTACCTGCAGGCACGATGTTACAGGACATCAGCGCCTACTCGTACCGCTATTCGATGTACAAAGTTGGACCAGTGCTTTGTGTCAGTCACGGCATGGGAACACCCTCTGTCAGCATTCTAATGCATGAAATGATCAAACTGATGTATCATGCCAAGTGCCAAGACCCAGTCTTTATACGTATTGGCACTTGTGGTGGTATTGGTGTAGAGGGTGGTACTGTCATCATCACCGAGGATGCACTCGATGGTCAACTAAGGAATTCCCATGAATTT ACCATATTGGGCCAAACCATACATCGCCCTgccaaattggataagaaattgGCTCGTGAACTTAAAGCTTTGGCTAGTCCTGATGATCCTTATGACACCATTATTGGCAAGACTTTGTGTACCAATGATTTCTATGAGG gtcaaGGTCGTTTGGATGGAGCTTTCTGTGATTTTAGTGAAAGTGATAAAATGgcttatttggaaaaattagcCGACAATGGTGTAGTCAATATTGAAATGGAAAGCACCATATTTGCTGCTCTTACATATCATGCTGGTATTAAGGCTGCCGTTGTTTGTGTGGCTTTGCTCAATCGTCTGAATGGTGATCAG GTTAATGCTCCCAAAGAGGTCATGAATGAATGGCAAGCACGTCCTCAGATATTGGTGGCGCGATACATTCGTAAAGTATTAGCCCAAAAGGGTCAGCTCAAAAGTATCTTTGGTGCACAGGGATCCATAAAATCGCCTAGACGTTTTAAATTGGTGCAACAGGAATCTCAGGCCCATGAATAA